In the Gymnogyps californianus isolate 813 chromosome 3, ASM1813914v2, whole genome shotgun sequence genome, one interval contains:
- the EXO1 gene encoding exonuclease 1 isoform X3, whose translation MGIQGLLQFIKEAAESTHVKKYKGQTVAVDTYCWLHKGAYACAEKLARGEPTDLYVAFCMKLVDMLLSFGIKPILVFDGCTLPSKKEVEKARREKRQASLLKGKQLLQEGKLSEARECFGRSVNVTHLMAHEVIKAARARGVDCIVAPYEADAQLAYLNKTGMVQAIITEDSDLLAFGCKKVFLKIDKFGNGLEIDQARLGNCKQLGNVFTEEKFRYMCILSGCDYLSSIHGIGLAKACKLLKLANNPDIIKVIKKMGQYLKMNITVPEEYIRGFTRANNTFLYQLVFDPVNRKLVPLNAYGDDIDPETLIYAGRHFGDGTAFQIAIGNIDIDTMEQIDNYNPDVAQPVQQRSCGWNDKHANHVNSIWSRDYKLGPNADTVPHKMHLVEKPTTKGMEKIISIKGLKLPGKDLLAKRPRNEHASTVMLKLSLDLEEISDGDLLNQYSFSKAKKFKKESDHDGQAQKSVSAIQSLDSSGTSVTQESSNSLPRVRNKFASFLQRKNKEKDAVIVPGTRSRFFCNDAIMFDGRAKKDDSDLTQDAERDCQKQEVKHVAEDVSQFSETEKSTRTIFTPPGETQKNCFRWFSSLVNNSGNPGPSHTVFSQHFHQQRSNCVVSQEDQINGVQTESGAVCGELEEEFSPLTELEQSSQSQRSCEPSECSLESSEIPQVSNNSSDAEVPGLHKSSCIGSRIVTKLKPLIPAKVSGLSRKLSPVQKRNHCDAENKLGLQATISELRKNFQFKREYEKLPSCKKPDPLSPIKDNIQLTPETEEEIFSHLERSHVQRAIFQ comes from the exons TTATGTAGCTTTCTGTATGAAACTTGTTGATATGCTCCTCTCATTTGGAATTAAACCAATTTTGGTATTTGATGGATGCACCCTACCTTCTAAGAAGGAAGTGGAAAAGGCCCGACGAGA GAAGCGTCAAGCCAGTCTTCTGAAGGGGAAACAATTGTTGCAGGAAGGGAAACTGTCAGAAGCTAGGGAATGTTTTGGGCGCAGTGTAAATGTTACCCATCTTATGGCTCATGAAGTTATTAAA GCTGCACGAGCCCGGGGAGTTGACTGTATTGTTGCTCCTTATGAAGCTGATGCTCAGTTGGCTTATCTTAATAAGACTGGCATGGTTCAAGCTATAATTACAGAAGACTCTGATCTTTTAGCTTTTGGATGTAAAAAG GTGTTTCTGAAAATTGACAAGTTTGGAAATGGACTAGAGATAGATCAAGCTCGACTAGGAAACTGCAAGCAGCTTGGAAATGTatttacagaagagaaattccGCTACATGTGTATTCTTTCTGGTTGTGACTACCTCTCGTCAATTCATGGAATTGGGTTAGCTAAAGCGTGCAAGTTACTAAAATTAGCTAACAATCCAGATATTATAAAG gtTATTAAGAAAATGGGGCAGTACTTGAAGATGAATATAACAGTACCAGAAGAATACATACGGGGTTTTACACGAGCCAATAATACATTCCTTTATCAGTTAGTTTTTGATCCTGTCAACAGAAAATTAGTTCCTCTGAATGCATATGGGGATGATATTGATCCAGAAACACTAATTTATGCAGGACG ACATTTTGGTGATGGTACTGCTTTTCAAATTGCCATTGGCAACATTGATATCGACACAATGGAACAAATTGATAATTATAACCCTGATGTTGCACAG cCTGTGCAGCAGAGAAGTTGTGGCTGGAATGACAAACATGCTAATCATGTAAATAGCATTTGGAGCAGAGACTACAAGCTTGGCCCTAATGCAGATACTGTTCctcataaaatgcatttagtaGAGAAACCAACAACAAAAGGCATGGAGAAGATAATTAGTATTAAAGGGCTAAAACTTCCGGGCAAAGACCTCTTGGCAAAAAGGCCAAGGAATg AACATGCTTCTACAGTGATGCTTAAATTGTCTTTAGATTTAGAAGAAATCTCAGATGGAGATCTGTTGAACcaatattcattttcaaaagcaaaaaaattcaagaagGAGAGTGATCATGATGGTCAAGCACAAAAGAGTGTCTCGGCAATACAAAGCCTTGATTCTTCAGGGACTTCTGTCACTCAAGAAAGCTCTAACTCCCTGCCCAGAGttagaaataaatttgcttcctttctacaaaggaaaaacaaagagaaggatGCTGTAATTGTTCCAGGAACAAGAAGCAG gTTTTTCTGCAATGATGCAATTATGTTTGATGGTAGAGCAAAGAAGGATGACAGTGATCTAACTCAAGATGCTGAGCGGGATTGCCAGAAACAGGAAGTAAAACATGTAGCAGAAGATGtttctcagttttcagaaactgaaaaatcaacaAGGACTATCTTTACACCTCCTGGAGAAACGCAGAAAAATTGCTTCCGGTGGTTTAGCAGCCTCGTAAATAATTCAGGAAATCCTGGTCCATCtcatactgtattttcacagcACTTTCACCAACAGAGAAGCAACTGTGTGGTATCCCAGGAAGATCAGATTAATGGGGTACAAACAGAGAGTGGGGCAGTGTGTGGCGAATTGGAGGAAGAGTTCTCCCCCTTAACAGAACTGGAACAGTCATCACAGTCTCAAAGGTCTTGTGAGCCATCAGAATGCAGTTTGGAGTCTTCAGAAATACCACAAGTGTCTAACAACAGTTCAGATGCAGAA GTTCCTGGTTTACATAAATCCAGTTGTATAGGGTCGCGTATTGTAACAAAGCTCAAGCCATTGATACCAGCTAAAGTAAGCGGATTAAGCAGGAAACTGTCACCTGTGCAGAAGAGAAATCACTGTGATGCTGAAAATAAGCTGGGACTGCAAGCCACCATTAGTGAACTCCGGAAAAACTTCCAATTTAAAAG AGAGTACGAAAAACTTCCTTCTTGTAAAAAGCCAGATCCGTTGTCTCCAATCAAAGATAATATACAGCTCActccagaaaca
- the EXO1 gene encoding exonuclease 1 isoform X2 yields MGIQGLLQFIKEAAESTHVKKYKGQTVAVDTYCWLHKGAYACAEKLARGEPTDLYVAFCMKLVDMLLSFGIKPILVFDGCTLPSKKEVEKARREKRQASLLKGKQLLQEGKLSEARECFGRSVNVTHLMAHEVIKAARARGVDCIVAPYEADAQLAYLNKTGMVQAIITEDSDLLAFGCKKVFLKIDKFGNGLEIDQARLGNCKQLGNVFTEEKFRYMCILSGCDYLSSIHGIGLAKACKLLKLANNPDIIKVIKKMGQYLKMNITVPEEYIRGFTRANNTFLYQLVFDPVNRKLVPLNAYGDDIDPETLIYAGRHFGDGTAFQIAIGNIDIDTMEQIDNYNPDVAQPVQQRSCGWNDKHANHVNSIWSRDYKLGPNADTVPHKMHLVEKPTTKGMEKIISIKGLKLPGKDLLAKRPRNDLEEISDGDLLNQYSFSKAKKFKKESDHDGQAQKSVSAIQSLDSSGTSVTQESSNSLPRVRNKFASFLQRKNKEKDAVIVPGTRSRFFCNDAIMFDGRAKKDDSDLTQDAERDCQKQEVKHVAEDVSQFSETEKSTRTIFTPPGETQKNCFRWFSSLVNNSGNPGPSHTVFSQHFHQQRSNCVVSQEDQINGVQTESGAVCGELEEEFSPLTELEQSSQSQRSCEPSECSLESSEIPQVSNNSSDAEESDSNSKLADDQCTRSPVFSAVQTDRKNTIIKTKVPGLHKSSCIGSRIVTKLKPLIPAKVSGLSRKLSPVQKRNHCDAENKLGLQATISELRKNFQFKREYEKLPSCKKPDPLSPIKDNIQLTPETEEEIFSHLERSHVQRAIFQ; encoded by the exons TTATGTAGCTTTCTGTATGAAACTTGTTGATATGCTCCTCTCATTTGGAATTAAACCAATTTTGGTATTTGATGGATGCACCCTACCTTCTAAGAAGGAAGTGGAAAAGGCCCGACGAGA GAAGCGTCAAGCCAGTCTTCTGAAGGGGAAACAATTGTTGCAGGAAGGGAAACTGTCAGAAGCTAGGGAATGTTTTGGGCGCAGTGTAAATGTTACCCATCTTATGGCTCATGAAGTTATTAAA GCTGCACGAGCCCGGGGAGTTGACTGTATTGTTGCTCCTTATGAAGCTGATGCTCAGTTGGCTTATCTTAATAAGACTGGCATGGTTCAAGCTATAATTACAGAAGACTCTGATCTTTTAGCTTTTGGATGTAAAAAG GTGTTTCTGAAAATTGACAAGTTTGGAAATGGACTAGAGATAGATCAAGCTCGACTAGGAAACTGCAAGCAGCTTGGAAATGTatttacagaagagaaattccGCTACATGTGTATTCTTTCTGGTTGTGACTACCTCTCGTCAATTCATGGAATTGGGTTAGCTAAAGCGTGCAAGTTACTAAAATTAGCTAACAATCCAGATATTATAAAG gtTATTAAGAAAATGGGGCAGTACTTGAAGATGAATATAACAGTACCAGAAGAATACATACGGGGTTTTACACGAGCCAATAATACATTCCTTTATCAGTTAGTTTTTGATCCTGTCAACAGAAAATTAGTTCCTCTGAATGCATATGGGGATGATATTGATCCAGAAACACTAATTTATGCAGGACG ACATTTTGGTGATGGTACTGCTTTTCAAATTGCCATTGGCAACATTGATATCGACACAATGGAACAAATTGATAATTATAACCCTGATGTTGCACAG cCTGTGCAGCAGAGAAGTTGTGGCTGGAATGACAAACATGCTAATCATGTAAATAGCATTTGGAGCAGAGACTACAAGCTTGGCCCTAATGCAGATACTGTTCctcataaaatgcatttagtaGAGAAACCAACAACAAAAGGCATGGAGAAGATAATTAGTATTAAAGGGCTAAAACTTCCGGGCAAAGACCTCTTGGCAAAAAGGCCAAGGAATg ATTTAGAAGAAATCTCAGATGGAGATCTGTTGAACcaatattcattttcaaaagcaaaaaaattcaagaagGAGAGTGATCATGATGGTCAAGCACAAAAGAGTGTCTCGGCAATACAAAGCCTTGATTCTTCAGGGACTTCTGTCACTCAAGAAAGCTCTAACTCCCTGCCCAGAGttagaaataaatttgcttcctttctacaaaggaaaaacaaagagaaggatGCTGTAATTGTTCCAGGAACAAGAAGCAG gTTTTTCTGCAATGATGCAATTATGTTTGATGGTAGAGCAAAGAAGGATGACAGTGATCTAACTCAAGATGCTGAGCGGGATTGCCAGAAACAGGAAGTAAAACATGTAGCAGAAGATGtttctcagttttcagaaactgaaaaatcaacaAGGACTATCTTTACACCTCCTGGAGAAACGCAGAAAAATTGCTTCCGGTGGTTTAGCAGCCTCGTAAATAATTCAGGAAATCCTGGTCCATCtcatactgtattttcacagcACTTTCACCAACAGAGAAGCAACTGTGTGGTATCCCAGGAAGATCAGATTAATGGGGTACAAACAGAGAGTGGGGCAGTGTGTGGCGAATTGGAGGAAGAGTTCTCCCCCTTAACAGAACTGGAACAGTCATCACAGTCTCAAAGGTCTTGTGAGCCATCAGAATGCAGTTTGGAGTCTTCAGAAATACCACAAGTGTCTAACAACAGTTCAGATGCAGAA GAATCTGACTCCAATTCAAAACTGGCTGATGATCAATGTACTCGGTCTccagtattttctgctgttcaaactgacagaaaaaatacGATCATAAAGACCAAG GTTCCTGGTTTACATAAATCCAGTTGTATAGGGTCGCGTATTGTAACAAAGCTCAAGCCATTGATACCAGCTAAAGTAAGCGGATTAAGCAGGAAACTGTCACCTGTGCAGAAGAGAAATCACTGTGATGCTGAAAATAAGCTGGGACTGCAAGCCACCATTAGTGAACTCCGGAAAAACTTCCAATTTAAAAG AGAGTACGAAAAACTTCCTTCTTGTAAAAAGCCAGATCCGTTGTCTCCAATCAAAGATAATATACAGCTCActccagaaaca
- the EXO1 gene encoding exonuclease 1 isoform X1, giving the protein MGIQGLLQFIKEAAESTHVKKYKGQTVAVDTYCWLHKGAYACAEKLARGEPTDLYVAFCMKLVDMLLSFGIKPILVFDGCTLPSKKEVEKARREKRQASLLKGKQLLQEGKLSEARECFGRSVNVTHLMAHEVIKAARARGVDCIVAPYEADAQLAYLNKTGMVQAIITEDSDLLAFGCKKVFLKIDKFGNGLEIDQARLGNCKQLGNVFTEEKFRYMCILSGCDYLSSIHGIGLAKACKLLKLANNPDIIKVIKKMGQYLKMNITVPEEYIRGFTRANNTFLYQLVFDPVNRKLVPLNAYGDDIDPETLIYAGRHFGDGTAFQIAIGNIDIDTMEQIDNYNPDVAQPVQQRSCGWNDKHANHVNSIWSRDYKLGPNADTVPHKMHLVEKPTTKGMEKIISIKGLKLPGKDLLAKRPRNEHASTVMLKLSLDLEEISDGDLLNQYSFSKAKKFKKESDHDGQAQKSVSAIQSLDSSGTSVTQESSNSLPRVRNKFASFLQRKNKEKDAVIVPGTRSRFFCNDAIMFDGRAKKDDSDLTQDAERDCQKQEVKHVAEDVSQFSETEKSTRTIFTPPGETQKNCFRWFSSLVNNSGNPGPSHTVFSQHFHQQRSNCVVSQEDQINGVQTESGAVCGELEEEFSPLTELEQSSQSQRSCEPSECSLESSEIPQVSNNSSDAEESDSNSKLADDQCTRSPVFSAVQTDRKNTIIKTKVPGLHKSSCIGSRIVTKLKPLIPAKVSGLSRKLSPVQKRNHCDAENKLGLQATISELRKNFQFKREYEKLPSCKKPDPLSPIKDNIQLTPETEEEIFSHLERSHVQRAIFQ; this is encoded by the exons TTATGTAGCTTTCTGTATGAAACTTGTTGATATGCTCCTCTCATTTGGAATTAAACCAATTTTGGTATTTGATGGATGCACCCTACCTTCTAAGAAGGAAGTGGAAAAGGCCCGACGAGA GAAGCGTCAAGCCAGTCTTCTGAAGGGGAAACAATTGTTGCAGGAAGGGAAACTGTCAGAAGCTAGGGAATGTTTTGGGCGCAGTGTAAATGTTACCCATCTTATGGCTCATGAAGTTATTAAA GCTGCACGAGCCCGGGGAGTTGACTGTATTGTTGCTCCTTATGAAGCTGATGCTCAGTTGGCTTATCTTAATAAGACTGGCATGGTTCAAGCTATAATTACAGAAGACTCTGATCTTTTAGCTTTTGGATGTAAAAAG GTGTTTCTGAAAATTGACAAGTTTGGAAATGGACTAGAGATAGATCAAGCTCGACTAGGAAACTGCAAGCAGCTTGGAAATGTatttacagaagagaaattccGCTACATGTGTATTCTTTCTGGTTGTGACTACCTCTCGTCAATTCATGGAATTGGGTTAGCTAAAGCGTGCAAGTTACTAAAATTAGCTAACAATCCAGATATTATAAAG gtTATTAAGAAAATGGGGCAGTACTTGAAGATGAATATAACAGTACCAGAAGAATACATACGGGGTTTTACACGAGCCAATAATACATTCCTTTATCAGTTAGTTTTTGATCCTGTCAACAGAAAATTAGTTCCTCTGAATGCATATGGGGATGATATTGATCCAGAAACACTAATTTATGCAGGACG ACATTTTGGTGATGGTACTGCTTTTCAAATTGCCATTGGCAACATTGATATCGACACAATGGAACAAATTGATAATTATAACCCTGATGTTGCACAG cCTGTGCAGCAGAGAAGTTGTGGCTGGAATGACAAACATGCTAATCATGTAAATAGCATTTGGAGCAGAGACTACAAGCTTGGCCCTAATGCAGATACTGTTCctcataaaatgcatttagtaGAGAAACCAACAACAAAAGGCATGGAGAAGATAATTAGTATTAAAGGGCTAAAACTTCCGGGCAAAGACCTCTTGGCAAAAAGGCCAAGGAATg AACATGCTTCTACAGTGATGCTTAAATTGTCTTTAGATTTAGAAGAAATCTCAGATGGAGATCTGTTGAACcaatattcattttcaaaagcaaaaaaattcaagaagGAGAGTGATCATGATGGTCAAGCACAAAAGAGTGTCTCGGCAATACAAAGCCTTGATTCTTCAGGGACTTCTGTCACTCAAGAAAGCTCTAACTCCCTGCCCAGAGttagaaataaatttgcttcctttctacaaaggaaaaacaaagagaaggatGCTGTAATTGTTCCAGGAACAAGAAGCAG gTTTTTCTGCAATGATGCAATTATGTTTGATGGTAGAGCAAAGAAGGATGACAGTGATCTAACTCAAGATGCTGAGCGGGATTGCCAGAAACAGGAAGTAAAACATGTAGCAGAAGATGtttctcagttttcagaaactgaaaaatcaacaAGGACTATCTTTACACCTCCTGGAGAAACGCAGAAAAATTGCTTCCGGTGGTTTAGCAGCCTCGTAAATAATTCAGGAAATCCTGGTCCATCtcatactgtattttcacagcACTTTCACCAACAGAGAAGCAACTGTGTGGTATCCCAGGAAGATCAGATTAATGGGGTACAAACAGAGAGTGGGGCAGTGTGTGGCGAATTGGAGGAAGAGTTCTCCCCCTTAACAGAACTGGAACAGTCATCACAGTCTCAAAGGTCTTGTGAGCCATCAGAATGCAGTTTGGAGTCTTCAGAAATACCACAAGTGTCTAACAACAGTTCAGATGCAGAA GAATCTGACTCCAATTCAAAACTGGCTGATGATCAATGTACTCGGTCTccagtattttctgctgttcaaactgacagaaaaaatacGATCATAAAGACCAAG GTTCCTGGTTTACATAAATCCAGTTGTATAGGGTCGCGTATTGTAACAAAGCTCAAGCCATTGATACCAGCTAAAGTAAGCGGATTAAGCAGGAAACTGTCACCTGTGCAGAAGAGAAATCACTGTGATGCTGAAAATAAGCTGGGACTGCAAGCCACCATTAGTGAACTCCGGAAAAACTTCCAATTTAAAAG AGAGTACGAAAAACTTCCTTCTTGTAAAAAGCCAGATCCGTTGTCTCCAATCAAAGATAATATACAGCTCActccagaaaca